In a genomic window of Halalkalicoccus sp. CG83:
- a CDS encoding Gfo/Idh/MocA family oxidoreductase, translating into MSEQPALRVGVIGVGSMGQNHVRVYRELPETNLVGITDADIEQAESVADAFGTDALEMDELLEAVDAVSIAVPTPYHYETARECIDAGVNVLVEKPFVEKLENGRRLIEFADQRDVVLQVGHIERFNPAVMTLMDLLDDLDIIALDAQRLGPPLDRDIEDTAVMDLMIHDLDILLAILDEEVEKVYAAGTRESNYATATIQTESGRIGELTASRVTQQKVRQLTITAENCRVIVDYTDQSIEITRQSLPEYARENDSFRYRHENVIEQVLVERREPLKNELSAFAEAVRTESEPLVTGEDGIRALELAREIDELASERVPAPADTV; encoded by the coding sequence ATGTCTGAACAACCAGCCCTCCGGGTCGGCGTCATCGGCGTCGGCAGCATGGGACAGAACCACGTCCGAGTCTACCGGGAACTGCCCGAAACGAACCTCGTCGGCATCACCGACGCCGACATCGAACAGGCCGAGTCCGTCGCCGACGCCTTCGGCACGGACGCCCTCGAGATGGACGAACTGCTCGAGGCCGTCGACGCGGTCTCGATCGCCGTTCCGACGCCGTATCACTACGAAACCGCCCGCGAGTGCATCGATGCCGGGGTGAACGTCCTGGTCGAGAAACCGTTCGTCGAGAAGCTCGAGAACGGACGCCGGCTGATCGAGTTCGCCGACCAACGCGACGTCGTCCTCCAGGTCGGCCACATCGAGCGGTTCAACCCTGCGGTGATGACGCTGATGGACCTGCTCGACGACCTCGACATCATCGCGCTCGACGCCCAGCGGCTCGGACCGCCGCTCGATCGCGACATCGAGGACACCGCAGTGATGGACCTGATGATCCACGACCTCGACATCCTGCTCGCGATCCTCGACGAGGAAGTCGAGAAGGTGTACGCCGCCGGGACTCGCGAGTCGAACTACGCGACCGCGACCATTCAGACCGAGTCGGGACGGATCGGCGAGCTGACCGCGAGCCGCGTCACCCAACAGAAGGTCAGACAGCTCACGATTACCGCGGAGAACTGCCGGGTAATCGTCGACTACACCGACCAGTCGATCGAGATCACCCGCCAGTCGCTGCCCGAGTACGCTCGTGAGAACGATTCGTTCCGGTATCGCCACGAGAACGTCATCGAACAGGTGCTCGTCGAGCGCCGCGAACCGCTGAAGAACGAGCTTTCCGCGTTCGCCGAGGCCGTCCGGACCGAGTCCGAACCGCTCGTTACCGGCGAGGACGGGATCCGTGCGCTCGAACTCGCCCGAGAGATCGACGAACTCGCGAGCGAGCGGGTGCCCGCACCGGCCGATACGGTCTGA
- a CDS encoding acyltransferase: MTNRSRLGEDCVLDEPENVGYVHDEDAEPATVGDRARIRQGTIVYCDVEIGDDLTTGHNALIREDTTIGDDVIVGTDTVIDGRTEIGSNVSLQTGVYVPTDTTIGDNVFVGPRVVMTNDPYPVRQDVDLVGPTLADGVSVGANATILPGVRIGEGSFVAAGSTVTEDVPADTLALGTPARHRELPENLSGENTLYE, translated from the coding sequence GTGACGAACCGCTCACGGCTCGGAGAGGACTGCGTCCTCGACGAACCGGAGAACGTCGGCTACGTCCACGACGAGGACGCGGAACCGGCGACGGTCGGCGACCGCGCCCGGATCCGCCAGGGAACGATCGTCTACTGCGACGTCGAGATCGGCGACGATCTGACCACGGGTCACAACGCCCTGATTCGTGAGGACACGACCATCGGCGACGACGTGATCGTCGGCACCGACACCGTGATCGACGGACGGACGGAGATCGGCTCGAACGTCAGCCTCCAGACCGGCGTCTACGTTCCCACCGACACGACGATCGGCGACAACGTCTTCGTCGGCCCGCGTGTAGTGATGACGAACGACCCCTACCCCGTCAGGCAGGACGTCGATCTGGTCGGACCCACCCTCGCCGACGGCGTCTCCGTGGGTGCGAACGCGACGATCCTCCCCGGCGTGCGGATCGGCGAGGGTTCGTTCGTCGCGGCGGGTTCGACCGTTACCGAGGACGTCCCGGCAGACACCCTCGCGCTCGGCACGCCCGCGCGCCATCGCGAGCTTCCCGAGAACCTCTCGGGGGAGAACACCTTGTATGAGTGA
- a CDS encoding nucleotide sugar dehydrogenase, with protein MSDSVSTSAPALYGSDASSDEQRAALTDGEIPVAVYGLGKMGLPLASVYADVTENVTGVDVDPEVVESISAGENHIAGEPGLDELVSGVVESGSLAASVDGAAAARDARVHVVIVPTLVDESSRPDLSVVESVMSDITEGLSPGDVVILESTVPPRTCIDRVLPLLEEGSGLDRGEFGVAFCPERTSSGRAIEDIRGAYPKIVGGVDEESTRVAELIYGEISDNEVIPVSDATTAEAVKVFEGVYRDVNIALANELTKHAEELDISVLEAIEAANTQPFCDLHVPGAGVGGHCIPYYPHFLIQEFDADSRLMETARDINDTMPGYTAELALNGLAEQGIDSEGAEVLVLGLTYRAGVDELRATPAMGVIERLASAGTNVTAVDPITDTYEPFEEAGASVVSLSEAREGSYDAVILVTAQEAFEELDVPALGSGRGSLVVVDGRQALTELQERDVYYKGIGINA; from the coding sequence ATGAGTGACAGCGTATCCACGAGCGCCCCAGCGCTCTACGGCTCGGACGCATCGAGCGACGAACAGCGAGCGGCGCTGACGGACGGGGAGATCCCCGTCGCCGTCTATGGCCTCGGGAAGATGGGGCTGCCGCTGGCCTCCGTCTACGCCGACGTGACCGAGAACGTCACCGGCGTGGACGTCGACCCCGAGGTGGTCGAGTCGATCTCCGCCGGCGAGAACCATATCGCCGGCGAGCCCGGTCTCGACGAACTGGTCTCCGGCGTCGTCGAATCGGGCTCGCTCGCCGCGAGCGTGGACGGCGCCGCCGCTGCCCGGGACGCACGTGTCCACGTCGTGATCGTCCCCACGCTGGTCGACGAGAGCTCTCGACCCGACCTGTCGGTGGTCGAGTCGGTGATGAGCGACATCACGGAGGGGCTCTCGCCGGGCGACGTCGTGATCCTCGAGTCGACCGTGCCGCCGCGGACCTGTATCGATCGGGTGCTCCCGCTTCTGGAGGAGGGTAGCGGTCTCGACCGTGGCGAGTTCGGGGTGGCGTTCTGTCCCGAGCGAACCTCGAGCGGCCGCGCCATAGAGGACATCCGCGGCGCGTATCCGAAGATCGTCGGCGGCGTCGACGAGGAGAGCACGCGCGTCGCGGAGTTGATCTACGGCGAGATCAGCGACAACGAGGTGATTCCCGTCTCGGACGCCACGACCGCGGAGGCCGTGAAGGTGTTCGAGGGGGTCTATCGCGACGTCAACATCGCGCTGGCGAACGAGCTCACGAAACACGCCGAGGAGCTCGACATTAGCGTCCTCGAGGCGATCGAGGCCGCCAATACCCAGCCGTTCTGTGACCTCCACGTTCCGGGTGCAGGCGTCGGCGGCCACTGCATCCCCTACTACCCGCACTTCTTGATTCAGGAGTTCGACGCGGACTCCCGACTGATGGAGACCGCCCGCGACATCAACGACACGATGCCTGGCTACACCGCGGAGCTCGCGCTGAACGGCCTCGCCGAGCAGGGGATCGACAGCGAGGGTGCCGAGGTGCTCGTGCTCGGACTCACCTACCGCGCGGGCGTCGACGAACTCCGTGCGACGCCCGCGATGGGCGTGATCGAGCGGCTGGCCTCGGCGGGTACGAACGTCACGGCGGTCGACCCGATCACCGACACGTACGAGCCGTTCGAGGAGGCGGGTGCGTCCGTCGTCTCGCTCTCCGAGGCTCGTGAGGGAAGCTACGACGCGGTGATACTCGTCACCGCCCAGGAAGCGTTCGAGGAGCTCGACGTGCCGGCGCTCGGCTCCGGGCGCGGCTCACTGGTGGTCGTCGACGGCCGCCAGGCGCTGACCGAACTGCAGGAACGCGACGTCTACTACAAGGGAATCGGTATCAATGCCTGA
- a CDS encoding nucleotide sugar dehydrogenase: MSEHGTGTVCIVGLGYVGLPLASAFDEEGLDVIGFDVDEAKVARLSEGRDPTNEIGDEAVARSGIEFTTDPTPIERAEYVIITVPTPVDSMKNPNLDFVESAGRTVGEHLSSSTTVVLESTVYPGVTRDVLAPAIEAVSGFTLGEEFNVGYSPERLAPGTDKSLREVVKIVSGDTDETLADLATLYERVVDAGVYRAPTIEAAEAAKVLENVQRDVNIAVVNELALICDHMGLDTQEVIDAAASKWNFHAYEPGLVGGHCIPVDPLFLVHGSERAGYSPKLILQAREVNEYMPKHTAELTLKALNQSGKVLQDSELVVLGLAYKPNVGDLRTSEIGGVITTLEEYGIECAGYDPLAPDEAIRESFGIEPLAEPDFEGKDGIILATPHDELVEGLDLAAAREELADDPVLIDVKGVLDEDEATKAGYAYRKL; encoded by the coding sequence ATGTCTGAACACGGAACCGGAACGGTCTGTATCGTCGGTCTCGGCTACGTCGGTCTGCCGCTCGCGAGCGCCTTCGACGAGGAGGGGCTCGACGTAATCGGCTTCGACGTCGACGAGGCGAAAGTAGCGAGGCTCTCGGAGGGTCGGGACCCGACCAACGAGATCGGCGACGAGGCGGTCGCCCGAAGCGGCATCGAGTTCACGACCGACCCGACGCCGATCGAACGGGCGGAGTACGTCATCATCACCGTCCCGACGCCGGTCGACAGCATGAAGAACCCGAACCTCGACTTCGTCGAGAGCGCGGGCCGGACGGTCGGCGAACACCTCTCATCGAGCACGACGGTCGTGCTCGAATCGACGGTCTATCCGGGCGTTACGCGCGACGTGCTCGCGCCCGCGATCGAGGCCGTTTCCGGTTTCACGCTCGGCGAGGAGTTCAACGTCGGCTACTCGCCGGAACGGCTCGCGCCGGGCACCGACAAGAGCCTGCGCGAGGTCGTGAAGATCGTCAGCGGGGACACCGACGAGACGCTCGCGGATCTGGCGACGCTCTACGAACGGGTCGTCGACGCGGGCGTCTATCGAGCGCCTACCATCGAGGCCGCGGAGGCGGCGAAGGTGCTCGAGAACGTCCAGCGTGACGTGAACATCGCCGTGGTGAACGAGCTCGCGCTGATCTGCGATCACATGGGGCTCGACACCCAGGAGGTGATCGACGCCGCCGCCTCGAAGTGGAACTTCCACGCGTACGAGCCCGGGCTCGTCGGCGGCCACTGCATCCCCGTCGACCCGCTCTTTCTCGTGCACGGTTCCGAGCGGGCGGGCTACTCGCCGAAGCTCATCCTGCAGGCGCGCGAGGTAAACGAGTACATGCCGAAACACACGGCCGAACTGACGTTGAAGGCGCTCAACCAGTCCGGAAAGGTTCTCCAGGACAGCGAGCTCGTCGTGCTCGGGCTCGCCTACAAGCCCAACGTTGGCGATCTGCGCACCTCCGAGATCGGCGGCGTCATCACCACCCTCGAGGAGTACGGGATCGAGTGTGCGGGTTACGACCCGCTCGCGCCCGACGAGGCGATCCGCGAGAGCTTCGGGATCGAACCGCTCGCCGAGCCCGATTTCGAGGGGAAGGACGGGATCATTCTCGCGACGCCGCACGACGAGCTCGTCGAAGGGCTCGATCTCGCGGCCGCGCGCGAGGAGCTCGCCGATGATCCCGTTCTGATCGACGTGAAGGGCGTATTGGACGAGGACGAGGCGACGAAGGCCGGCTACGCCTACCGAAAGCTCTGA
- a CDS encoding DUF354 domain-containing protein, with protein sequence MRVCIAIQHPAHVHFYRHAIRELEADGHECSIVVRESEVATDLLDAHGFDYRVLGGSASGLRLLASQASYEARMLRHARRFDPDVMTAIGGSAAAHVASLVGARSVVFTDTEHATLTNRLMAPFADEIWTPECFHADFGPKQVRYPGYHELAYLHPDRFEPDPSVLDDLGVADEEYIVLRLVSWDASHDAGAGGIDDVGDVVDRLEATGARVLVTAEGDMPPRVADRTADVEPHRMHDVLAGASLFLGEGATMAAESAVLGTPAVYVNTLRMGYTDELEARYGLLYNCQGAYRHHNALETAETILSGEEGDDWAERRERLLSEKVDTTNVILAALTDGEY encoded by the coding sequence ATGCGCGTCTGTATCGCCATCCAGCACCCGGCCCACGTCCACTTCTACAGACATGCGATCCGGGAGCTCGAGGCCGACGGTCACGAGTGTTCGATCGTCGTCCGTGAGTCTGAGGTCGCGACCGACCTGCTCGACGCCCATGGCTTCGACTATCGCGTGCTCGGCGGCTCCGCCTCGGGGCTCCGGCTGCTCGCCTCGCAGGCGAGCTACGAGGCGAGGATGCTCCGTCACGCGAGGCGGTTCGACCCCGACGTGATGACCGCGATCGGCGGCTCGGCGGCGGCACACGTCGCCAGCCTCGTCGGAGCGCGAAGCGTCGTCTTCACCGACACCGAGCACGCGACGCTTACCAACCGGTTGATGGCACCGTTCGCCGACGAGATCTGGACGCCCGAGTGCTTCCACGCCGACTTCGGCCCCAAACAGGTCCGCTATCCCGGCTACCACGAACTCGCCTACCTCCATCCCGATCGTTTCGAGCCCGATCCGTCGGTGCTCGACGATCTAGGGGTCGCCGACGAGGAGTACATCGTCCTCCGACTCGTCTCGTGGGACGCCTCGCACGACGCCGGCGCCGGGGGGATCGATGACGTGGGCGACGTAGTCGACCGACTCGAGGCGACCGGCGCGCGCGTGCTCGTCACCGCCGAGGGCGACATGCCCCCGCGGGTCGCCGACCGAACGGCCGACGTCGAGCCCCACCGGATGCACGACGTGCTCGCCGGTGCGTCGCTGTTCCTCGGCGAGGGGGCGACGATGGCCGCCGAGAGCGCCGTCCTCGGCACACCGGCGGTCTACGTCAATACGCTTCGGATGGGCTACACCGACGAGCTCGAGGCGCGCTACGGGTTGCTGTACAACTGCCAAGGCGCCTACCGCCACCACAACGCACTCGAGACCGCCGAGACGATCCTCTCGGGCGAGGAGGGCGACGACTGGGCCGAGCGGCGCGAACGACTGCTCTCCGAGAAGGTCGATACGACGAACGTCATCCTCGCGGCGCTCACCGATGGCGAGTACTGA
- a CDS encoding glycosyltransferase gives MASTDLDVLQLVTTPRSFFDQQVRVLEERGVRSTVVEVPRSEAGRRPSDFGRFYARVLRETAPPSGYDLVHANYGLIGPFALAQPTRPVVLTVWGSEVMGYSRRLDLITQRAAEHSDAVIAPSKAVSRELDAPHTVIPFGVDTGLFRPMDRSEARERLGWDADARIVLFPYDPVREVKNHRLAKQVVERASVDAELRTVSGLDYSEMPYVMNASDALLVTSDRESGPMVIKEAAACDLPVVSTDVGFAREILEGLHRCTVGDTETELVAGLERALDSDERSNGREVTDDLDLDRMGDRLLTVYTTVLDL, from the coding sequence ATGGCGAGTACTGACCTCGACGTCCTCCAGCTGGTCACCACCCCGCGGTCGTTCTTCGACCAACAGGTGCGCGTCCTCGAGGAGCGTGGCGTCCGTTCGACCGTGGTGGAGGTACCCCGGTCCGAGGCCGGGAGACGGCCGAGCGACTTCGGCCGGTTCTACGCGCGAGTCCTCCGAGAAACCGCCCCGCCGTCGGGTTACGACCTCGTTCACGCCAACTACGGATTGATCGGTCCGTTCGCCCTCGCCCAGCCGACGCGCCCCGTCGTGCTCACGGTCTGGGGGTCGGAGGTGATGGGTTACTCGCGACGACTCGACCTGATCACGCAGCGGGCCGCCGAACACAGCGACGCGGTGATTGCCCCCTCGAAGGCGGTCTCGCGCGAACTCGACGCACCCCATACGGTGATCCCGTTCGGCGTCGACACCGGACTGTTCCGGCCGATGGACCGCAGTGAGGCACGCGAGCGCCTCGGATGGGACGCCGACGCTCGAATCGTGCTCTTCCCCTACGACCCGGTACGGGAGGTGAAGAACCACAGGCTGGCAAAGCAGGTCGTCGAGCGCGCCTCGGTCGACGCCGAACTGCGGACGGTCTCGGGTCTCGATTACTCCGAGATGCCCTACGTGATGAACGCGAGCGACGCCCTGTTGGTCACCTCCGACCGCGAGAGCGGTCCAATGGTGATCAAGGAGGCAGCCGCCTGCGACCTCCCGGTCGTCTCGACCGACGTCGGCTTCGCCCGCGAAATCCTCGAGGGGCTGCACCGATGTACGGTCGGCGATACGGAAACCGAACTGGTCGCCGGACTCGAACGCGCTCTCGACTCCGACGAACGCTCCAACGGACGCGAGGTTACCGACGACCTAGACCTCGATCGAATGGGCGATCGACTCCTTACGGTGTACACAACCGTCCTTGATCTGTAG
- a CDS encoding DUF7344 domain-containing protein: MSTADAKRSSSDETGSETPSRASSLSKDDTFHILQNERRRRVLRYLSDAEGPVDMRDIAEQVAAWEHDTTVQQLTSDQRQRVYIALYQSHLPKLADFGLITYNRSRGVVERTPLADQIAWYLDDENGTEESTGARDDWVRYYVGVTVLSLLLIGVVWLGVVPSTLLSNVGLAVVITLLYAAVTAAMAGLPTGT; the protein is encoded by the coding sequence ATGTCGACCGCCGACGCGAAACGGTCGTCCTCGGACGAGACCGGCTCGGAGACCCCATCCCGAGCGTCCAGCCTCTCGAAGGACGATACGTTCCACATCCTTCAGAACGAGCGACGTCGGCGGGTTTTGCGGTATCTCTCCGACGCCGAGGGCCCGGTGGACATGCGAGACATCGCAGAGCAGGTCGCCGCCTGGGAGCACGATACGACCGTTCAGCAGCTCACGTCGGATCAGCGCCAACGGGTCTACATCGCGCTCTATCAGTCCCATCTCCCGAAGCTCGCGGATTTCGGGCTCATCACGTACAACCGGAGCCGAGGCGTCGTCGAGCGAACGCCGCTGGCCGACCAGATCGCGTGGTATCTCGACGATGAAAACGGAACCGAGGAGTCGACCGGCGCTCGGGACGACTGGGTGCGATACTACGTCGGCGTGACGGTCCTCAGCCTCCTGTTGATCGGCGTGGTCTGGCTCGGGGTCGTCCCTTCGACCCTGCTCTCGAACGTCGGACTCGCGGTGGTGATCACCCTCCTCTACGCGGCCGTAACCGCGGCGATGGCAGGCCTACCGACCGGAACGTAG